Proteins encoded in a region of the Enterococcus gilvus ATCC BAA-350 genome:
- the clpP gene encoding ATP-dependent Clp endopeptidase proteolytic subunit ClpP — MNLVPTVIEQSSRGERAYDIYSRLLKDRIIMLSGEVNDDMANTIIAQLLFLDAQDSEKDIYLYINSPGGSVSAGLAIFDTMNFVKADVQTIVLGMAASMGSFLLTAGAKGKRFALPNAEIMIHQPLGGAQGQATEIEIAARHILKTRERLNNILSERTGQPIEVIERDTDRDNFMSADEAKAYGLIDEVMENSSSLS; from the coding sequence ATGAATTTAGTCCCTACAGTCATTGAACAATCATCTCGTGGCGAACGTGCTTACGACATTTATTCTCGTTTATTGAAAGACCGCATCATCATGTTAAGCGGTGAAGTGAACGATGATATGGCGAACACTATTATCGCCCAATTACTTTTCTTGGATGCCCAAGACTCTGAAAAGGATATTTATCTTTACATCAATTCACCAGGTGGTAGCGTATCTGCCGGTTTAGCGATTTTTGACACAATGAATTTTGTCAAAGCCGATGTGCAAACCATTGTACTTGGTATGGCTGCTTCTATGGGAAGCTTCCTGTTGACCGCTGGCGCGAAAGGCAAACGTTTTGCATTGCCAAACGCTGAGATCATGATCCACCAACCTCTTGGTGGTGCGCAAGGACAAGCAACAGAGATTGAAATCGCTGCTCGCCACATTTTGAAGACCCGCGAACGTTTAAACAACATTTTGTCTGAACGTACTGGTCAACCGATCGAAGTCATTGAACGTGACACAGATCGTGATAACTTCATGTCTGCCGACGAAGCAAAAGCTTACGGTTTGATCGATGAAGTAATGGAAAACAGCAGTTCTTTAAGCTAA
- a CDS encoding glycerophosphodiester phosphodiesterase: MTVIIAHRGSAGTHPENTLPAFMEAVRAGADGIELDVQLTADQQLVVIHDESVDRTTDGKGLIRELTLKEIKKLDAGSWFDEKYQATKISTLQEVLNLLLQMRFRGFLCIEIKTNKFHYPGIEEKISAVMTSKEWPFTYWYASFNIDSLHIMHQFEPDAQYDLIQKNDLEKSQVVLDTDFIEGLHPSYDWVKQNPEIAKNYEKTIRPWTPNLYETMMTCYEKNLAGIITDFPEKAIRARSRYKQ; this comes from the coding sequence ATGACAGTAATTATTGCTCATCGCGGGAGTGCTGGAACACATCCAGAGAATACATTGCCTGCGTTTATGGAAGCAGTGCGAGCCGGTGCAGACGGGATCGAACTGGATGTTCAATTAACTGCGGATCAGCAGTTAGTCGTGATTCATGATGAGAGCGTTGATCGAACGACTGACGGAAAGGGCTTGATCCGTGAGTTGACATTAAAGGAAATAAAAAAACTAGATGCTGGAAGCTGGTTTGATGAAAAATACCAAGCAACGAAGATTTCGACCTTGCAGGAAGTCTTGAACCTCTTGCTGCAAATGCGCTTTCGCGGTTTTTTGTGTATTGAGATCAAAACAAATAAATTCCATTATCCTGGGATCGAAGAAAAAATATCGGCGGTCATGACTAGTAAAGAGTGGCCATTTACGTATTGGTATGCAAGTTTCAATATTGATTCGCTGCACATCATGCATCAATTTGAACCGGATGCTCAATATGATCTGATTCAAAAAAATGACTTAGAAAAAAGCCAAGTCGTTCTAGATACTGATTTTATTGAGGGCTTGCATCCTAGTTATGATTGGGTCAAACAGAATCCAGAAATCGCCAAAAACTATGAGAAAACCATCCGTCCGTGGACGCCAAATCTGTACGAGACGATGATGACTTGTTATGAAAAGAACCTCGCTGGAATCATCACTGATTTTCCGGAAAAAGCGATTCGTGCGAGAAGCAGGTATAAGCAATGA
- the miaA gene encoding tRNA (adenosine(37)-N6)-dimethylallyltransferase MiaA, whose protein sequence is MKVIAIVGPTAVGKTSLSIDLAKRFDGEIISGDSMQVYRGLDIGTAKVTLEEQAGVLHHLIDVRDIDQSYSAADFQQAAREVIQEITDRGKVPIVVGGTGLYIQSLLWDYKLGSEGERTDESLREKYEAIAEAEGNEALWRLLQAKDPLAAEKIHYNNRKKMIRALEVFELTGHSILEPKEQPKELYDSFLIGLNTERTRLYRRINERVDLMVEQGVLEEARQLAKTPEVQAAQGIGYKEFFPYFSGECSLDSAIEEVKLHSRRYAKRQLTWFRNRMSVHWYDLVQHPEAIDEVEAAIEKWLSSEKE, encoded by the coding sequence ATGAAAGTAATTGCAATTGTGGGACCGACAGCAGTTGGTAAGACGAGCTTGAGCATCGACCTTGCCAAACGTTTTGACGGAGAGATCATCAGCGGCGATTCCATGCAAGTCTACCGCGGCCTCGATATCGGGACTGCAAAAGTGACTTTAGAAGAACAGGCTGGCGTTTTGCACCATTTGATAGATGTGCGAGATATAGACCAAAGCTATTCTGCAGCCGACTTCCAACAGGCGGCTAGAGAAGTGATTCAAGAAATCACTGATCGAGGAAAAGTCCCCATTGTTGTCGGCGGAACAGGACTTTATATCCAATCGTTGTTATGGGACTACAAACTTGGAAGTGAAGGCGAACGAACGGACGAGTCATTAAGAGAAAAATACGAAGCGATCGCTGAAGCTGAAGGGAATGAAGCCCTGTGGAGGCTCCTGCAGGCGAAAGATCCATTGGCTGCGGAAAAAATCCATTACAATAATCGAAAAAAAATGATTCGAGCACTGGAAGTGTTTGAATTGACGGGCCATTCTATTTTAGAACCGAAAGAACAACCGAAAGAACTTTATGACAGCTTTTTGATCGGCTTGAACACGGAGCGTACGCGCTTGTATCGACGAATCAATGAACGTGTGGATTTAATGGTGGAGCAAGGCGTGTTGGAAGAAGCAAGGCAATTAGCAAAGACTCCAGAAGTTCAGGCGGCACAGGGAATTGGCTATAAAGAATTCTTCCCCTATTTTTCAGGCGAGTGTTCATTGGACAGCGCGATCGAGGAAGTAAAATTACATTCACGAAGATATGCAAAACGTCAATTGACCTGGTTTCGAAATCGGATGTCGGTTCATTGGTATGATCTGGTTCAACATCCAGAAGCAATTGACGAGGTCGAAGCAGCTATAGAAAAATGGTTGTCTAGCGAGAAAGAATAG
- the hflX gene encoding GTPase HflX: MSERVILVGVETDETKYNFLESMHELAGLTKTAHGEIVFSLTQKRPRIDRQTIIGKGKVEELAQLVDAHEAELVIFNHALTPRQSQTIEERVGVPVIDRIQLILDIFAQRARSKEGKLQVELAQLEYLLPRLTGQGQSLSRLGGGIGTRGPGETKLETDRRHIRRRVSAIKKEVKEVEAHRERSRQKRQQSSVFQMGLIGYTNAGKSTILNLLTNADTYSEDQLFATLDPLTKRWHLPQGMETTITDTVGFIQDLPTQLVDAFQSTLEESRGMDLLLHIVDASAEDRQQQEKTVNDLLKDLHMETIPMLTIYNKADRIDEFTFTPTLFPSVLISAKTNRGKELLEDSIKQEIMNLLEPYIVTLNADEGQALSEMKRETLVLSETFDEENEHYIVRGFAKKNSLWIRRMDDELDN, from the coding sequence TTGTCAGAAAGAGTCATTTTAGTCGGCGTCGAAACAGATGAGACCAAGTATAACTTTTTGGAATCGATGCATGAGTTGGCTGGACTAACCAAAACGGCTCATGGCGAAATAGTTTTTTCATTGACCCAAAAACGTCCAAGAATCGATCGTCAAACGATCATCGGTAAAGGGAAAGTAGAAGAACTGGCACAATTGGTAGACGCCCATGAAGCAGAGCTGGTCATCTTCAACCATGCATTGACGCCGCGTCAAAGCCAAACCATCGAGGAGCGGGTTGGTGTTCCTGTGATTGATCGTATTCAGTTGATTTTAGATATTTTTGCCCAAAGAGCGCGTTCTAAAGAAGGAAAGCTGCAAGTGGAACTAGCACAGTTAGAGTATTTATTGCCTCGACTGACTGGGCAAGGGCAAAGCTTGTCGCGGCTCGGTGGTGGGATCGGGACACGTGGACCCGGGGAAACAAAACTAGAAACCGATCGCCGTCATATTCGTCGTCGGGTCTCTGCCATCAAAAAAGAAGTGAAGGAAGTCGAAGCACATCGGGAACGAAGCCGGCAAAAACGGCAGCAATCCAGCGTTTTCCAGATGGGGTTGATTGGCTATACGAATGCCGGGAAATCGACTATTCTAAATCTGCTGACGAATGCAGATACGTATTCTGAGGATCAGCTATTTGCGACGTTGGACCCTTTGACAAAGCGTTGGCATCTTCCTCAAGGGATGGAAACGACGATCACGGATACTGTTGGCTTTATTCAAGATTTGCCGACGCAATTAGTGGATGCGTTTCAGTCCACGCTGGAAGAAAGCCGCGGCATGGACTTGCTGCTCCATATCGTTGATGCTAGTGCTGAGGACCGTCAGCAACAAGAAAAGACAGTAAATGACTTATTGAAAGATCTACACATGGAGACTATCCCTATGCTGACGATCTACAATAAAGCCGACCGTATTGATGAATTTACATTTACTCCGACCTTGTTTCCAAGTGTGTTGATTTCAGCAAAGACCAACAGAGGCAAGGAATTACTTGAGGATTCCATCAAGCAGGAGATCATGAATTTATTAGAGCCTTATATAGTAACGTTGAATGCGGATGAAGGCCAGGCATTAAGTGAAATGAAACGAGAGACCCTTGTCTTGAGTGAAACCTTTGATGAAGAAAACGAACACTATATCGTCCGTGGGTTTGCTAAGAAGAATTCTCTCTGGATTAGGAGAATGGATGATGAATTGGACAACTGA
- a CDS encoding aminotransferase class I/II-fold pyridoxal phosphate-dependent enzyme yields the protein MNWTTDLAPELVEKVDRVDQKIAGRLQEVREVALSNQAKVLAAFRENHVSESHFLPSTGYGNDDQGRDVLEAVYAQTFGAEVALVRPQIVSGTHAIATSLFGVLRPGDDLLYITGTPYDTLLEVIGVQGNGIGSFKEYNIGYDEVDLLEDGAVDFDGIKAKITDKTKVIAIQRSRGYASRPSFTIKKIKEMCDFVKTIAPNVVIFVDNCYGEFAELLEPTQVGADLMAGSLIKNPGGGIAKTGGYIAGKQELIERCAYRLTTPGVGAEGGAMLGSVFDMLQGFFLAPHVVSQAIQGAVFSAALLEEYDLASTPKWDQQRTDLIQLIDFRDREKMIQFCQAIQKYSPIDAYVAPIPSYMAGYEDDIIMAAGTFIQGASIELSADGPLREPYSLYLQGGLTFEHVKVAVTNAVNEVYHQ from the coding sequence ATGAATTGGACAACTGATCTAGCACCAGAGTTAGTTGAAAAAGTCGACCGAGTCGATCAAAAAATCGCTGGTCGATTGCAAGAAGTACGAGAGGTCGCGTTATCAAATCAAGCGAAAGTCTTGGCCGCGTTTCGAGAGAATCATGTTTCGGAAAGCCATTTTTTACCTTCTACCGGGTACGGGAATGACGATCAGGGACGGGATGTTTTGGAAGCTGTGTACGCACAAACTTTTGGCGCGGAAGTTGCACTCGTACGCCCTCAAATCGTTTCTGGGACACACGCGATCGCCACTTCGTTATTTGGTGTGCTGCGTCCTGGGGATGATCTGCTTTATATTACCGGAACGCCCTACGACACATTACTTGAAGTTATCGGCGTACAAGGCAATGGAATCGGGTCGTTTAAGGAATACAACATCGGTTACGACGAAGTTGACTTATTGGAAGACGGTGCCGTTGATTTTGATGGGATCAAAGCGAAGATCACGGATAAAACAAAAGTGATTGCGATCCAGCGTTCACGGGGCTATGCCTCACGGCCCTCATTTACGATAAAAAAAATCAAAGAAATGTGTGATTTTGTCAAAACGATCGCGCCGAATGTCGTGATCTTTGTCGATAATTGTTATGGAGAGTTTGCTGAATTATTGGAACCGACGCAAGTGGGTGCTGATTTGATGGCGGGATCATTGATCAAAAATCCTGGTGGCGGAATCGCTAAAACAGGCGGCTATATCGCTGGGAAACAGGAATTGATCGAGCGTTGTGCCTATCGCTTAACAACACCAGGTGTAGGTGCTGAAGGCGGTGCGATGCTTGGCAGTGTCTTTGATATGTTACAGGGATTTTTCCTGGCACCTCATGTGGTGAGCCAAGCGATTCAAGGCGCTGTTTTTTCTGCCGCGTTATTGGAAGAATACGATTTGGCCTCCACCCCTAAGTGGGATCAGCAGCGTACGGATTTGATCCAACTGATTGATTTTCGGGATCGTGAAAAAATGATCCAGTTTTGCCAAGCGATTCAGAAATATTCGCCCATCGATGCCTATGTTGCCCCTATTCCTTCTTATATGGCAGGCTATGAGGATGACATCATTATGGCGGCGGGGACATTCATTCAAGGAGCAAGCATCGAATTGAGTGCAGATGGTCCTTTGCGTGAACCCTATTCGTTATATCTTCAAGGCGGTCTGACATTTGAACACGTCAAAGTTGCAGTAACGAACGCTGTGAATGAAGTCTATCATCAGTAA
- a CDS encoding MerR family transcriptional regulator: MREKELRRSLAVFPIGTVMKLTDLTARQIRYYEEQELIHPERSEGNRRMYSLNDIDVLLEIKDYLSDGLNMAGIKRVYQMRQEEVKAAKEKPPLTDKDVRRIFYDEMLTQGGFQQQNPYQSQGPKL, from the coding sequence ATGCGGGAAAAAGAATTGCGTCGTTCGCTTGCAGTTTTTCCAATTGGTACAGTTATGAAACTGACAGATTTGACCGCAAGGCAAATCCGGTACTATGAGGAGCAAGAATTGATTCATCCGGAACGAAGTGAAGGCAACCGTAGAATGTATTCTCTAAATGACATTGATGTGCTGCTTGAAATTAAGGATTATTTATCCGATGGGTTAAATATGGCGGGAATCAAGCGTGTCTATCAAATGCGCCAAGAAGAGGTCAAAGCGGCCAAAGAGAAACCACCATTGACTGATAAAGATGTTCGTCGTATTTTCTACGATGAGATGCTGACGCAAGGCGGTTTTCAACAACAAAATCCATACCAATCGCAAGGGCCTAAGCTGTAG
- the glnA gene encoding type I glutamate--ammonia ligase: MPKKDLSKEDIKRIVEEENVRFLRLMFTDIMGTIKNVEVPVSQMDKVLDDKMMFDGSSIEGFVRIEESDMYLYPDLSTWMIFPWESDHGKVGRLICDIYSPDGTPFPGDPRGNLKRILKGMDEFGFTSFNLGPEPEFFLFKMDENGDPTLDLNDKGGYFDFAPTDLGENCRRDIVLELESLGFEVEASHHEVAPGQHEIDFKYADAIEACDNIQTFKLVVKTIARKHGLHATFMPKPLYGINGSGMHCNMSLFNEDGNVFYDEDGPMKLSKTAYHFLAGLLKHARAYTAVCNPIVNSYKRLVPGFEAPVYVAWSGRNRSPLIRIPESRGLSTRLELRSVDPAANPYLTMAVLLEAGLDGIRNELTPPAAVDRNIYVMTEEERKEAEIYDLPSTIHNAIKALREDQIMVDALGNHIYTNFNEAKRMEWAAFRQTVSEWERDQYLELY; encoded by the coding sequence ATGCCGAAAAAAGATCTAAGTAAAGAGGATATTAAACGAATTGTTGAAGAAGAGAACGTCCGATTTTTACGCTTGATGTTCACAGATATTATGGGGACGATCAAAAACGTTGAAGTACCTGTGAGCCAAATGGATAAAGTCCTAGATGATAAAATGATGTTCGACGGTTCATCTATCGAAGGCTTTGTTCGGATCGAAGAAAGCGATATGTACTTGTATCCAGATTTGTCTACTTGGATGATTTTCCCATGGGAAAGTGATCACGGCAAAGTGGGACGTTTGATTTGCGACATTTACAGTCCAGATGGCACGCCGTTTCCAGGGGACCCTCGCGGGAACTTGAAACGCATTTTAAAGGGAATGGATGAATTTGGTTTTACATCATTCAACTTAGGACCAGAACCAGAATTTTTCCTATTTAAAATGGATGAAAATGGCGATCCTACATTAGATTTGAACGATAAAGGCGGCTACTTCGATTTTGCACCGACTGACTTAGGTGAAAATTGCCGTCGCGATATCGTGTTAGAGCTTGAAAGCTTAGGGTTTGAAGTCGAAGCCTCTCACCATGAAGTTGCACCAGGACAACATGAAATCGACTTTAAATATGCCGATGCGATCGAAGCATGCGATAACATCCAAACGTTCAAATTAGTAGTGAAAACAATTGCCCGCAAGCATGGTCTTCACGCGACCTTCATGCCGAAACCTTTATACGGCATCAATGGTTCTGGTATGCACTGCAACATGTCCTTATTCAATGAAGACGGCAATGTTTTCTATGACGAAGACGGCCCAATGAAATTAAGTAAAACTGCTTATCACTTCTTAGCAGGATTATTGAAACACGCGCGTGCATACACGGCAGTATGTAACCCGATCGTAAACTCTTACAAACGTTTAGTTCCCGGCTTTGAAGCACCCGTATATGTAGCATGGAGCGGGCGCAACCGTTCGCCATTGATTCGTATCCCTGAATCTCGCGGCTTGTCTACTCGTTTAGAATTACGTTCAGTCGACCCTGCAGCTAATCCATATTTGACTATGGCTGTTCTGTTGGAAGCTGGTTTAGACGGAATCCGTAACGAATTAACACCGCCGGCAGCAGTTGACCGCAACATCTATGTGATGACGGAAGAAGAACGTAAAGAAGCAGAGATCTATGATTTGCCATCAACGATCCACAATGCGATCAAAGCATTGCGTGAAGATCAAATCATGGTGGATGCCCTTGGAAACCATATTTACACAAACTTCAATGAAGCAAAACGTATGGAATGGGCAGCTTTCCGTCAAACTGTTTCTGAGTGGGAACGCGATCAATATTTAGAGCTTTACTAA
- a CDS encoding DUF2922 domain-containing protein, whose product MFTTTTITLDALFANSEGKKHHFRMKGFDPNKPAEKVKAALTKLTKLDIFEKDGIGLYKELLEAKMIQRTDTVLFKEEIKKEQKTEEKDFFAQLSEMAAAMGYTMEEPADILETLTLPQDLTIIEEQPDPKTLIQLIALPDGIDPTTLSEEQNYRVVTSCLPAKATLKECFIDSETTPAKLLVVSSLSEEEEGVPTSVHTLSGSSFSEEMKETTIKERIDPEIDPLEQTKEQTNWVTMASLPMNAALDELVIDNAPKTPVHSEEHMEKEPVPYSCGATPRKIEGDSLPIQGKQIVSRTRHRLLKRIRKRE is encoded by the coding sequence ATGTTTACGACAACAACGATTACATTAGATGCTCTCTTTGCGAACAGCGAGGGGAAAAAACATCATTTTCGTATGAAGGGCTTTGATCCAAATAAGCCGGCTGAAAAAGTGAAGGCTGCACTAACGAAGCTGACCAAGCTGGATATTTTTGAAAAAGACGGCATCGGTCTATATAAAGAACTCTTAGAAGCAAAAATGATCCAACGGACAGATACGGTGTTGTTTAAAGAAGAAATAAAAAAGGAACAAAAAACAGAGGAAAAAGATTTCTTTGCGCAGCTCTCCGAAATGGCAGCGGCAATGGGGTATACGATGGAAGAACCAGCCGATATTTTGGAAACGCTCACACTCCCGCAAGACTTGACGATCATTGAAGAGCAACCTGATCCGAAAACGTTGATTCAATTGATCGCACTGCCGGATGGGATCGATCCGACGACGTTGTCCGAGGAACAAAACTACCGAGTGGTGACCTCGTGTCTTCCTGCAAAGGCCACACTGAAGGAATGTTTTATCGATAGTGAAACAACACCAGCGAAATTATTGGTCGTCTCTTCATTGTCGGAGGAAGAGGAGGGAGTGCCGACTTCCGTCCATACGTTATCAGGTAGTAGTTTCTCCGAAGAAATGAAAGAAACAACGATAAAAGAACGAATAGATCCAGAAATCGATCCGCTGGAGCAGACAAAGGAACAAACGAATTGGGTAACCATGGCCTCTTTACCGATGAATGCGGCATTGGATGAGCTAGTCATTGATAATGCGCCAAAAACGCCTGTACATTCAGAGGAGCATATGGAGAAGGAGCCTGTACCCTATTCTTGTGGGGCCACACCAAGAAAAATAGAGGGAGACTCTTTGCCGATTCAAGGCAAACAAATCGTCAGTCGTACCCGTCATCGCCTACTCAAGCGTATTCGGAAGCGAGAATAG
- a CDS encoding TspO/MBR family protein, producing MLNRFFKLLACIIGVELIGSLSGFFAGDIPAVYAQLNKPFLAPPGNIVGIIWTVLYALIGLALFLVIDSKEPKNKTRSYILFGVQLALNFIWSILFFGGSHFWIASFISLFLWFSIIFSIREFRGISKGAAICFVPYLVWITYATYLSFGLALLN from the coding sequence ATGTTAAATAGATTTTTTAAACTACTCGCATGTATCATCGGAGTTGAATTGATCGGATCATTGTCCGGTTTTTTTGCGGGAGATATTCCCGCAGTCTACGCACAATTGAACAAGCCCTTCCTGGCACCACCTGGAAATATCGTGGGAATTATTTGGACAGTTCTCTATGCATTGATCGGTTTAGCTTTATTTTTAGTGATTGACAGCAAAGAACCAAAAAACAAGACGCGCTCGTATATTCTTTTTGGAGTGCAGCTCGCACTCAACTTCATATGGAGCATCTTATTTTTTGGCGGCTCTCATTTTTGGATCGCGTCATTTATCAGCTTGTTCCTTTGGTTTTCGATCATTTTCAGTATTCGAGAGTTTCGAGGGATTTCTAAAGGCGCGGCGATTTGTTTTGTCCCGTATCTTGTATGGATCACTTATGCGACCTATCTTTCTTTTGGATTAGCACTCTTGAATTAA